The Thermoplasmata archaeon genomic sequence TCGGGACGGAGGAATGGTGCTCCGGCGCGCCGATCGCTCGGATGGGCTACCAAGAGGTGACGAAGAAGGAGCTCATGCCGCACAACGTCCGGGCGGTCCAGGAGACCGGCGCGAAGGTCCTCGTGACCGCGTGCGCCGAGTGCTACCGGGCGTTCGCCCGGGACTACAAGCAGTGGGGCGGGAACCCGCCGTTCAGCGTGTTTCACATCGCGCATTACGTCGAGAAGCTGATCCGGGAGAAGCGGATCGCGTTCACGAAGCCGCTGCCGCAGAAGGTCGCGTTCCACGACGCGTGCCACCTGTCCCGCGTCAGCAAGGTGTACGAGCCGCCGCGCCAGGCGTTGAAGTTCATCAAGGACCTCAAGATCCTCGAGATCCTCCCCTCGAAGGAGGACGCGCTCTGCTCGGGGGCTGGCGGCGGCTTCCCGGCCGTCTTCCCGGAGCAAGCCGCCGGAGTGGGACAGCGGCGCCTCGACGCGGTGGAGGACACGGGCGCGACGAGCCTCGTCACGACGTGCCCGCACGCCGAGATGCACTTCTCCGATATCGCCCAGAGGCGGAACATGCAGCTGAGCATCGTCGACCTGGCCGAGATGCTCGCCCAGGCCCTCTGACCGCCGCCGGCTCAGATCGTGAAGCTCAGCCCGCACGAACACGAATGCTTCGCGTTCGGGTTGGTGATCTTGAATTGCCCGCCGAAGAGGTCTTCCTCCCAGTCCAGCCTCGACCCGCGCAGGTACGTCATGCTCTTCGGGTCGACGAACACCTTGACGTCCTGCTCCGC encodes the following:
- a CDS encoding (Fe-S)-binding protein; translated protein: MPRLAKMPPIQEDVHACTMCGYCVPVCPAYQEAGWEGASPRGRIFALRQYEMRGPLDRLLGRHVKPGEDFARNAWECTGCGACEAICPVDIPFDTLWDDVKAWMVNSGYARPQLEPYLENVRETHNLFGEPAEARAAWIPPEAVQSETPEVIYWVGCVASYKKQQIARAVVKILNAARVPYKILGTEEWCSGAPIARMGYQEVTKKELMPHNVRAVQETGAKVLVTACAECYRAFARDYKQWGGNPPFSVFHIAHYVEKLIREKRIAFTKPLPQKVAFHDACHLSRVSKVYEPPRQALKFIKDLKILEILPSKEDALCSGAGGGFPAVFPEQAAGVGQRRLDAVEDTGATSLVTTCPHAEMHFSDIAQRRNMQLSIVDLAEMLAQAL